The Halorubrum sp. BV1 sequence GACGACGTCGTCGCTCTCGAAGAAGTCAGGGAGGTCGTCGACCTCAGGGTCCTCGTCCATGTACAGCGCCTTCACCTCGTCGAAGCGGTCGCGCTCGCGGATTCGGTCGGCGTGGTACTCGATCGCCTTCGCCGAGTTCTCGTTTCGCTCGGTGCCGTGGCCGACCACCGCCAGTCCGAATCCGTCGCTCACGTCGGGGTCGTCGGTGACCGACTCCGCGCGCCGGACGATCACGTCCGTCATCGCGCGGTGTGTCCCCACCGGACCGCAGTAGTGGACCGCGCGGTCGATGTCCTCGGCGACGAGCGTGGCCTGATCGGCGGAGAGGCCGTCGGAGCCCCACGCCGAGACGTCCCACCCGTCGAGCCGAAGCTCGCGAGGGATCACCTGCTCCGTGAAGTACCCCTCGGAGACGAAAAGCGGGACGACGTACACCTCGTCGCCCTCGACGGTCCGGAGCACCTCCCGGAAGTGCGGCTCCTCCTTCCAGAACCCGGTCTTCACCTCGTCGAACGCGCCGGTCGCGCGGATCGTGTCCGCGTGGTCGTACGTCGGCGCGCTCGACTCCGGATTCAAGTGCGAGCCGTGTGCGACGATGACGAGCGACTGCATACCCGTGCTGGGGGCGCGCCGCTCTTAGGGACTTCGGAGCGTGCGAAGGCGCGGGAATCCGCTTCGCCGCGCATTCGGCGGGTCCGCCACCCCCCTCCGTGACCGAAACGGCCATGTCCGTCGGCGCGGAGCGACCACCATGTCGCTCGCAGCAGACGCGCGCGAGGCGGTTCGAGAACGGCCGTTCCTCCGCGACGCGCTCCGTGCCGGCGTGGTGAACCACAGCGCCGCCGCCGCGTGGCTCGCGGCCGACGCCGACCTCGACGGCGACGCCGACGCCGTCGCAACCGCGATCCGCCGGTTCCGAACGGAGCTTCCCGCCTACGAGACCGCGGCGCGCGACGTCACCGTCTCGATGCAGAGCGGAGTGACGGTAGTCCACGATTACGACGGCGAGGAGCGGCCGACGGACGCACTCCTCCGCCTCGGCGACGTTGCTCTCGCGGACGGCGGCTCGCAGACCGCGATCCTCGCGACGGGCGATGTCGACGCGGCGGCGCTCGCGACGGCTCTCCGCCGCCTCGCCGCCGCGGACGTTCGGCCCGCTGCCGCCGCCGTCGTCGGTGACTCACTCGTTGTCGCCGTGGAGCGTCGCGACGGCCCGACGGCGGTGCGGATCGTCGAGAGCGCCCTGGCGGCCGTCCCGAGCGAGGGGTGAATCGAACTCCCGACGACGGGCGAGGCGGCCGACTCGACCCCGGACGTCTGATCGACCCGTCGGCGGGCAAGCGCGGACCCGAACGCGGCCCGCGATCGCGACACATCATGGCACGACGCACGACTACTCAATTTATTAATGTGTATCATATAACGGGTACTGATGGACACACGTCGGCGTCGTTGGGAAGATGGCGCAACTATCCTCTACGACCGGGCGGTCCGGATCCCACTCCCAAACGTCGACGCCGAACGAACGCTTCGCGACCACATCATGAGTTTTGCAGACGCCAGCGTTCGCCGGAGCGAACTGCTCGCCGACCCGGACCTCCCGCTCACCGAGGCCTATGGCGTCGAACTCGACGAGATGCACCGCGCGTTCGAGCACCGCCTTCGACAGCTCACCGGCGAGGACTACCGCGAGGTCGCGGACGCGTACCTCCGCGGCGAGCGCGACGACTGGGTCGGTGCCCTCGCGGTGTACTACCTGGAGTGTTACTATCGGCTACAAGAGCGGCTGACGCTCGACGACGAGATGTTTCTCTTGGGAATTCTCCGGTATCCGGACTGTTTCACCGTGACGCTTAGCTTCGCCGTCGGGGAAGTCGGCGGCGACGTCGTGCACTACGAGTCGCCCCGGCACGCCGACACGAACCTCACTACGGACCACCACGAGCGGTACTTCGCGGAGTGCCAGTACTCGCAACGGCAGGCGGCCGAGTACATCCGCGATCGGATTCATCACGTCCGCGACACCGTCCCGGACCCGGACACGACGCCCTTCGAGGAGCGAAAACACGGCGGATTCATGTACGTCACCGGTCGACGGGGATCGGTGTTCTCCGAGTACCTCGGCC is a genomic window containing:
- a CDS encoding CbiX/SirB N-terminal domain-containing protein, which codes for MQSLVIVAHGSHLNPESSAPTYDHADTIRATGAFDEVKTGFWKEEPHFREVLRTVEGDEVYVVPLFVSEGYFTEQVIPRELRLDGWDVSAWGSDGLSADQATLVAEDIDRAVHYCGPVGTHRAMTDVIVRRAESVTDDPDVSDGFGLAVVGHGTERNENSAKAIEYHADRIRERDRFDEVKALYMDEDPEVDDLPDFFESDDVVLVPLFIADGYHTQEDIPEDVGLCEDHTEGYDVPTAVEDTRIWYAGAVGTEPLMADVILERAADAGADLGTALDDVRETTRVATGD